From Osmerus eperlanus chromosome 28, fOsmEpe2.1, whole genome shotgun sequence, the proteins below share one genomic window:
- the LOC134015098 gene encoding ras-related protein Rab-14-like — MTTAPYNYSYIFKYIIIGDMGVGKSCLLHQFTEKKFMADCPHTIGVEFGTRIIEVSGQKIKLQIWDTAGQERFRAVTRSYYRGAAGALMVYDITRRSTYNHLSSWLTDARNLTNPNTVIILIGNKGDLEAQRDVTYEEAKQFAEENGLLFLEASAKTGENVEDAFLEASKKIYQNIQDGSLDLNAAESGVQHKPSAPQGGRLTSEPQPPKEGCGC, encoded by the exons ATGACGACCGCTCCATATAACTATTCCTACATCTTCAAATACATCATCATTG GTGACATGGGCGTTGGGAAGTCCTGTCTGCTTCATCAATTTACTGAAAAGAAAT TCATGGCAGACTGCCCCCACACCATTGGAGTGGAGTTTGGTACTCGCATCATTGAGGTGAGTGGCCAGAAGATTAAGCTGCAGATCTGGGACACGGCTGGCCAGGAGCGCTTCAGAGCAGTCACACGTAGCTACTACAGGGGTGCAGCAGGGGCCCTCATGGTCTATGACATCACTAG GAGAAGCACTTACAACCACCTAAGCAGCTGGCTAACAGATGCTAGGAACCTTACCAACCCCAACACT GTCATCATCCTCATTGGAAACAAAGGAGACCTGGAGGCCCAAAGGGACGTGACGTATGAGGAGGCCAAGCAGTTTGCTGAAGAGAACG GTCTACTCTTCCTGGAGGCCAGTGCAAAAAC GGGGGAAAATGTGGAGGATGCATTCCTGGAGGCCTCAAAAAAAATCTACCAGAACATCCAGGATGGGAGTCTGGACCTGAATGCAGCCGAGTCCGGGGTCCAGCACAAGCCCTCCGCCCCGCAGGGCGGACGCCTCACTAGTGAGCCCCAGCCTCCAAAGGAGGGCTGTGGCTGCTAA